The following are encoded together in the candidate division Zixibacteria bacterium HGW-Zixibacteria-1 genome:
- a CDS encoding recombinase family protein: AVIRAWVLKIQLTSNGRLPYLNYVSIFLGEDHIYARVSSKEQEKEGYSIPSQLKLLRNYANEKRLAVDEEFIDVETAKVTGRTGFDKMLTHLRRNSKEIVVLVEKTDRLYRNIKDWVTLDELDAEIHFVKENFILSSESKSSEKFLHGIKVLMAKNYIDNLSEEVKKGQVEKAEQGEWPSKAPVGYLNNKETHCIEPDPNKGPFIKRLFEWYASGENSLEKLAIRAKESGLFSRNSMTINKAGIHRILKNPIYHGEFVWKNKRYFGCHRPLISKELFDRVQATFQRANHPKETKRNIALAGLIKCGKCGCSMTPEIKKGKYIYYHCTQYKGTCDNIWVREEDLIEMFASVVKQVRVQPNVIDDLKKALLESQQDRVKYHQESIASLRRKYDQTSKMLDRAYEDKLNGTISAEMWKRKSTDWENKLVDIQSEINSHQNANSNFYQTGLQILELANSAYDMYLQKNKEEKRYLLDILLSNCTFYRGTLCPTYKKPFDILAKGSIYKSKRG, translated from the coding sequence CGCCGTCATTCGAGCCTGGGTTTTAAAAATCCAGTTGACTTCGAACGGGCGGCTACCCTATCTTAACTATGTGTCCATTTTTTTAGGGGAAGACCATATCTACGCAAGGGTATCCTCAAAGGAGCAGGAAAAGGAAGGCTATTCCATCCCATCACAGCTAAAATTGCTGAGGAATTATGCCAATGAAAAAAGATTGGCAGTAGACGAAGAATTTATTGATGTGGAAACCGCCAAAGTTACAGGAAGGACCGGATTTGACAAAATGCTTACTCACCTTAGACGAAATTCTAAGGAGATAGTAGTTCTTGTTGAAAAAACAGATCGTCTTTATAGGAATATAAAGGATTGGGTCACGCTTGACGAATTGGATGCTGAAATACATTTCGTTAAAGAGAATTTCATTCTGTCTTCTGAATCGAAATCTTCTGAAAAATTTTTGCATGGCATTAAAGTATTAATGGCCAAAAACTATATCGACAATCTTTCCGAAGAGGTCAAAAAGGGTCAAGTTGAAAAGGCAGAGCAAGGCGAATGGCCGTCGAAAGCGCCGGTTGGATATTTGAATAATAAGGAAACACATTGTATTGAACCCGATCCAAACAAGGGGCCATTTATAAAAAGATTATTCGAATGGTATGCATCGGGTGAAAATTCTCTGGAAAAACTGGCTATCAGGGCCAAAGAATCAGGTTTGTTTTCACGCAATTCTATGACCATAAATAAGGCTGGAATCCATCGAATATTGAAAAATCCCATTTACCATGGCGAGTTTGTTTGGAAGAACAAACGCTACTTTGGCTGTCATCGGCCGCTAATATCGAAAGAACTATTTGATCGGGTTCAAGCGACCTTTCAACGTGCCAATCATCCCAAAGAGACAAAACGGAATATCGCTTTGGCGGGTCTAATTAAGTGCGGGAAATGCGGATGCTCCATGACTCCTGAGATTAAGAAAGGAAAATACATCTACTATCATTGCACCCAATATAAGGGCACTTGCGATAATATCTGGGTCCGAGAAGAAGACTTGATTGAGATGTTTGCCAGTGTCGTCAAGCAAGTAAGAGTCCAGCCGAATGTTATTGATGATTTAAAGAAGGCTCTCCTGGAAAGCCAACAAGATAGAGTGAAATATCACCAAGAGTCGATTGCAAGTCTGCGAAGGAAATATGATCAGACGAGCAAAATGCTTGATCGAGCCTACGAAGATAAACTAAATGGGACGATTTCTGCCGAGATGTGGAAGCGCAAATCTACGGATTGGGAAAACAAGCTTGTTGATATTCAGAGTGAAATCAATTCTCATCAGAATGCTAATTCAAATTTCTATCAAACTGGATTACAAATTCTAGAACTGGCTAATTCTGCTTATGATATGTATTTACAGAAAAACAAAGAAGAAAAGAGATATTTGCTTGATATATTACTATCGAACTGCACCTTTTATCGCGGAACTCTTTGTCCCACATACAAAAAGCCCTTTGACATACTTGCCAAAGGGTCTATTTACAAATCAAAGCGGGGTTGA